A region of uncultured Draconibacterium sp. DNA encodes the following proteins:
- a CDS encoding AI-2E family transporter — METSKKIYIFLILITIVVVCIYAQSIIIPFILAILFWFLIRVIKKLLVKVKFIGHMPKWIITLFSALVLIGFLTLAVTMISKNIKTLSTTLPVYEANVNKIAQQINQQFDIDLMNMAGNFAKDLNFGSILSSLLSTLTGLFGNAFTVLLYLLFLLLEEPIFPKKLKAMYPDKKRHEHVKKLVDKIDHSIGNYVALKTLTSLLTGFLSYFALLFIGIDAPVFWAFLIFVLNFIPTIGSLIATAFPAIFAILQFGELTPGILVLTIVGAIQMVVGNFIEPKLMGNTLNISPLVVFLTLAIWGVIWGISGMLLSVPITVILIIIMSEFPGTRPFAILLSQRGTINE; from the coding sequence ATGGAAACAAGCAAAAAGATTTATATTTTCTTAATCCTTATCACAATTGTTGTGGTTTGTATTTATGCCCAGTCAATTATTATCCCGTTTATTTTGGCCATTCTGTTTTGGTTTCTTATCCGGGTAATTAAAAAGTTACTGGTGAAAGTGAAATTCATTGGCCACATGCCCAAATGGATCATCACCCTGTTTTCAGCATTGGTATTGATTGGCTTTTTGACACTGGCCGTTACCATGATTTCGAAAAACATTAAAACGCTGTCGACTACCCTACCGGTTTACGAAGCCAACGTAAATAAAATAGCCCAGCAGATCAACCAGCAATTTGATATCGACCTCATGAATATGGCCGGAAATTTTGCTAAAGACCTGAACTTCGGGAGCATTCTTTCATCGCTGTTAAGTACCTTAACTGGGCTGTTTGGTAACGCATTTACCGTGTTACTTTATCTTTTGTTTTTATTGCTGGAAGAGCCAATATTTCCTAAAAAGCTAAAAGCAATGTACCCTGACAAGAAACGTCATGAGCATGTAAAAAAACTGGTTGATAAAATTGATCACTCCATTGGAAACTATGTGGCACTGAAAACCCTGACCAGTCTCTTAACCGGTTTTCTGAGTTATTTCGCCTTACTTTTTATTGGTATCGATGCACCTGTTTTCTGGGCGTTTCTGATCTTTGTTCTCAATTTTATTCCAACTATCGGATCATTGATTGCCACAGCATTTCCGGCAATATTTGCGATCCTGCAATTTGGCGAATTAACTCCGGGAATATTAGTCCTTACAATTGTTGGCGCCATCCAAATGGTAGTTGGAAACTTCATTGAGCCGAAACTAATGGGAAACACGCTAAACATCAGCCCGCTGGTTGTATTTCTAACACTGGCCATTTGGGGCGTAATCTGGGGTATTTCAGGTATGTTGCTAAGCGTACCAATCACTGTTATACTGATCATTATAATGTCGGAATTTCCTGGAACACGACCGTTTGCCATTTTATTAAGTCAGCGCGGCACC